From the genome of Limisalsivibrio acetivorans, one region includes:
- a CDS encoding IS30 family transposase, with translation MKNYTHLTREQRYQIYVLRKTGHSQTDIADLLKVHKSTISRELRRNTGGRGYRPKQAHRKAIERRMDKVPRRIAQTEWYFVERLLLEDWSPEQVSNWLNQNYGINVSHERIYQHILEDKSHGGTLYTHLRCRRKRRKRYGVYERRGEIHGKLSIEQRPSIVEEKARFGDWEVDTVIGKGNKQAIVSLTERKSYLTLIRKVERKTAVLVTKAVIEMLKPISHLVHTITSDNGKEFAGHAEISEILGAEFYFAHPYASWERGINENTNGLIRQYVPKSRMLESVDDIEIQNIMQKLNNRPRKATGYKTPNQILFSIDPVALAS, from the coding sequence ATGAAGAACTATACACACCTGACCCGTGAACAAAGGTACCAGATTTATGTGCTGAGGAAAACCGGACATTCTCAGACGGACATAGCTGATTTGCTTAAAGTACATAAATCTACCATCAGCCGAGAGTTACGCAGAAACACAGGAGGTCGTGGTTATCGCCCAAAGCAAGCTCATCGCAAAGCTATTGAACGAAGAATGGACAAGGTCCCAAGACGGATTGCACAAACTGAATGGTATTTTGTTGAACGTCTTCTGCTTGAAGACTGGAGCCCTGAGCAGGTGAGCAATTGGCTAAATCAAAATTATGGAATAAACGTAAGTCATGAGCGTATCTACCAGCACATTCTTGAAGATAAAAGTCATGGTGGAACACTTTATACTCACCTGCGTTGCCGAAGAAAACGCAGGAAGCGATATGGTGTTTATGAACGCAGAGGAGAGATACATGGCAAGTTAAGCATTGAGCAGCGTCCAAGTATTGTAGAAGAGAAAGCGAGATTCGGAGACTGGGAAGTGGATACAGTTATAGGAAAAGGGAACAAGCAGGCGATTGTTTCTCTTACTGAGCGGAAGTCTTATCTGACACTTATACGCAAGGTAGAAAGAAAGACTGCTGTACTGGTGACAAAAGCGGTTATAGAAATGTTGAAACCGATATCACACCTAGTCCATACAATCACTTCCGATAACGGGAAAGAGTTTGCAGGACATGCCGAAATATCTGAGATACTAGGGGCTGAATTCTACTTTGCTCATCCATATGCTTCGTGGGAACGCGGAATAAACGAAAATACAAACGGACTCATTAGGCAGTATGTACCAAAGAGTAGGATGCTTGAAAGTGTTGATGATATAGAGATTCAGAATATTATGCAGAAACTAAACAACAGACCAAGAAAAGCAACTGGATATAAAACTCCTAACCAGATACTATTCTCTATAGACCCCGTTGCACTTGCTAGTTGA
- a CDS encoding DUF169 domain-containing protein, with translation MKSILAEKLHLKYQPAAVIFTDEKPEDAQEFKPGKWGCNMGLMNNVIKKGKTAVFGRETFGCIGGQGGLCLGDSYDTFPGGFGYFLSYGRGEGYPEGERYQKDPESTERFRQALGIKDIDYKYVVYKPLSKTDESENVIAVVFYVNPDQLSACVVLANFRGTLDNVRMPFGAGCHSMTLAAYNESLKEEPKAIAGMTDITVRPMADPDMLMFTMPLKRFNIMEEDAPESFLELESWKKLIPRFE, from the coding sequence ATGAAATCCATACTTGCAGAGAAGCTGCATCTTAAATATCAGCCGGCGGCGGTGATCTTCACTGATGAAAAACCAGAAGATGCCCAAGAGTTTAAGCCCGGCAAATGGGGATGCAATATGGGACTCATGAACAATGTTATCAAAAAAGGTAAAACAGCTGTATTCGGCAGAGAAACCTTCGGATGCATAGGCGGCCAGGGTGGACTTTGCCTCGGCGACTCCTACGACACCTTCCCAGGCGGCTTCGGCTATTTCCTCTCCTACGGTCGTGGAGAGGGCTATCCCGAGGGTGAGCGCTACCAAAAGGATCCCGAATCCACCGAACGGTTCCGTCAGGCCCTTGGAATCAAGGATATTGACTATAAATATGTAGTCTACAAACCATTAAGCAAAACGGATGAGAGCGAGAATGTTATCGCTGTCGTGTTCTATGTTAACCCCGACCAGCTCTCCGCATGCGTTGTACTTGCAAACTTCCGGGGTACACTCGACAACGTCCGAATGCCATTCGGTGCCGGCTGTCACAGCATGACGCTGGCAGCCTATAACGAATCTCTCAAAGAGGAGCCGAAGGCGATAGCCGGCATGACTGATATAACAGTGCGACCAATGGCAGATCCGGACATGCTCATGTTCACCATGCCCCTCAAACGTTTCAATATAATGGAAGAGGATGCTCCGGAGAGTTTCCTTGAGCTTGAGAGCTGGAA